The Kazachstania africana CBS 2517 chromosome 8, complete genome genome contains a region encoding:
- the MRP7 gene encoding mitochondrial 54S ribosomal protein bL27m (similar to Saccharomyces cerevisiae MRP7 (YNL005C); ancestral locus Anc_1.410): MFGLSLLFSRRSPCSIIVQIRTSTKRASGSRTSMKDSAGRRLGPKKYEGQSVKPGEIIMRQRGTKFYPGEHVGIGKDHTIYALEPGIVRYYLDPFHPKRKFIGVALGRGKLLPTPHFAPRSRRFGHVLLDNKKAAIKEEEALPRKLYMVKDSICQEQKLREEKRKERAQKYSKFITEELELNVPRLDSGLDYLLRLRSCLRNGFNLEDAQCYSEKFVKKQIELKASREQWDAKVKDDLLEKVNNTVEILNKSISFDNKFRIIRFISAEEKSTLKVRLIENLKELVSQNKLPKIVDLFNDASHFLSLSEEVRLRRMFLKPLQTGTLKIEGFSPSSRGSRARYNYDTNKIEAF; this comes from the coding sequence GGAGTCCATGTTCAATTATAGTACAGATTCGTACCTCGACCAAAAGAGCTTCCGGTTCAAGAACCTCTATGAAGGACTCAGCAGGACGAAGATTGGGGCCAAAGAAATATGAAGGTCAGTCAGTGAAACCTGGCGAAATTATTATGAGGCAGCGTGGAACAAAATTCTATCCTGGTGAGCATGTTGGCATTGGGAAAGATCACACAATCTATGCCTTAGAACCAGGTATTGTAAGATACTATTTAGATCCCTTCCATCCTAAAAGGAAATTTATTGGTGTTGCATTAGGTAGGGGCAAGCTTTTACCTACCCCCCACTTTGCTCCaagatcaagaagattTGGCCATGTGTTATTGGATAATAAGAAGGCAGCCATTAAAGAAGAGGAGGCACTCCCCAGAAAGTTATATATGGTGAAAGACTCTATCTGTCAGGAGCAGAAATTGCGTGAAGAAAAGAGGAAAGAAAGAGCACAAAAGTACAGCAAATTTATAACTGAGGAGCTTGAGTTAAATGTTCCCCGTCTGGACTCTGGCCTAGATTATCTTCTTCGATTAAGGTCATGTCTCCGAAATGGCTTCAATTTAGAGGATGCGCAGTGCTATTCAGAAAAGTTTGTGAAGAAACAAATAGAGCTAAAGGCAAGTAGAGAGCAATGGGATGCAAAAGTTAAAGATGATTTACTGGAGAAGGTAAATAATACTGTAGAGATACTgaacaaatcaatttcatttgacAATAAGTTCAGAATAATTAGATTTATTAGTGCTGAGGAGAAATCCACCCTAAAAGTACGGTTAATTGAGAATCTCAAGGAACTAGTATCACAAAACAAGCTaccaaaaattgttgatcTATTTAACGATGCTTCTCATTTTTTGTCACTCTCTGAAGAGGTTCGTCTTCGTAGAATGTTCTTGAAACCACTTCAAACCGGGACTTTAAAGATTGAAGGTTTCAGCCCTTCTTCAAGAGGTTCGAGAGCTCGTTATAATTATGatacaaataaaattgaagcGTTTTAA
- the KAFR0H03100 gene encoding uncharacterized protein (similar to Saccharomyces cerevisiae YCL012C; ancestral locus Anc_1.407) → MIAFKFQEIMLNLKRRFGGHISLNSEFVNDVESGLYSRNFNIISKNNDDGRAGLDDKSKQEIKNIMENEQVSFDKARLLFTERKFKDNAIGPDGMPLDPKAVTFSR, encoded by the coding sequence ATGATAGCgttcaaatttcaagaaataatgCTTAATTTAAAGAGGAGATTTGGTGGCCACATTAGCCTAAATAGTGAGTTTGTTAATGATGTAGAAAGTGGattatattcaagaaactttaatataatatcaaaaaataatgatgacgGTAGAGCAGGGCTAGACGATAAATCgaaacaagaaattaagAACATCATGGAAAATGAGCAGGTCAGTTTTGATAAGGCAAGGTTACTTTTCACCGagagaaaattcaaagataatgCAATTGGGCCAGATGGAATGCCACTCGACCCCAAAGCCGTTACTTTTTCAAGGTGA